In Spartobacteria bacterium, one DNA window encodes the following:
- a CDS encoding glycosyltransferase → MTKRIVQLLAGYSNGDAISNESRTLQSVFQSWGYEAPIVCEDKRILPELRDSAWSVEQYRKSEDMDDIILLHLSIGSDVNDLFALLPHKKKALLYHNITPAHFLRNVHRGLAHDLAWGREQLVKLAGVPLVSMADSSYNAQELHDAGYGATNVLPLVLNFDHLSGSFDAETYAQYKDGWVNILFVGRCVPNKKIEDALFAFHYYNQEINPCSRFIHVGSSAGTERYQAWLITQIRRLQIRNTHLVGTLPQAQLNAVYKAADVFLCMSEHEGFCIPLIEAMLHHVPVLAFGAGAIPETMDGCGVVIQEKNLGAVAEMTHTLVSDTALRSSIIDKQSARVAAYQNQNPAALIKTFLAPLL, encoded by the coding sequence ATGACAAAACGAATCGTACAACTGCTTGCAGGATATAGTAATGGAGATGCAATTAGTAATGAGTCGCGTACGTTGCAATCGGTATTTCAATCATGGGGGTATGAAGCGCCGATTGTGTGTGAGGATAAGCGGATTTTACCTGAGCTGCGCGATAGCGCATGGAGCGTAGAGCAGTATCGTAAATCGGAGGACATGGATGACATCATACTGCTTCACCTGTCCATTGGATCGGATGTCAATGATTTGTTTGCGTTGCTGCCCCACAAAAAAAAGGCTCTTTTATATCACAATATTACACCCGCCCATTTTTTACGTAATGTGCATCGGGGATTGGCCCATGATTTAGCGTGGGGGCGTGAGCAGCTGGTGAAACTGGCTGGTGTGCCCTTGGTGTCTATGGCTGACAGCAGCTACAATGCGCAGGAGTTACACGACGCTGGTTATGGCGCGACGAATGTTTTGCCGCTGGTACTGAATTTTGATCATTTGTCGGGGTCTTTTGATGCGGAAACCTACGCGCAATATAAAGATGGATGGGTAAATATCCTGTTTGTGGGCCGGTGTGTGCCCAATAAAAAAATCGAAGATGCGCTGTTTGCTTTTCATTACTATAATCAGGAAATCAATCCCTGCTCACGCTTTATTCATGTAGGTTCATCGGCAGGAACGGAACGGTATCAGGCGTGGCTGATTACACAAATCCGACGATTGCAAATTCGCAATACGCATCTGGTGGGTACGCTGCCTCAGGCACAGCTGAATGCCGTATACAAAGCCGCAGACGTTTTTTTATGCATGAGTGAACATGAGGGGTTCTGTATTCCATTGATCGAAGCCATGCTGCATCATGTTCCAGTTCTCGCATTTGGTGCAGGTGCCATACCGGAAACCATGGACGGATGCGGAGTGGTGATACAGGAGAAGAATCTCGGAGCCGTGGCAGAAATGACACATACCCTTGTGTCAGATACGGCATTGCGTAGCTCGATTATCGATAAACAAAGTGCGAGGGTTGCCGCATATCAGAATCAGAATCCTGCCGCACTGATCAAAACCTTCCTGGCTCCTCTGCTGTAG
- a CDS encoding DUF456 domain-containing protein, translated as MMDTSLEWAGFLAGYGMIWLLCISGIVLSALSFSGTWCVVIASMWAVWMTGADHFPGLFVIIAFILISLSAEALEFFSSAWGVKKRGGSKGAGFGAMTGSMFGLIVGSAVIPIPLIGSLLGLFAGTFVGAFSVEYYRMKHTGKAAHIAWGALVARTCMILLKLVITLGMTAILLIGLILKT; from the coding sequence ATGATGGATACCTCACTAGAATGGGCGGGATTTCTCGCCGGCTATGGCATGATTTGGTTATTATGCATCTCGGGTATTGTGTTGTCTGCACTGTCCTTTTCAGGCACTTGGTGTGTGGTTATTGCCAGTATGTGGGCGGTATGGATGACCGGTGCGGATCATTTCCCTGGTTTGTTTGTGATCATTGCATTCATTTTGATCTCGCTGAGTGCAGAAGCCCTTGAATTCTTTTCATCGGCATGGGGAGTAAAAAAGCGAGGTGGCTCAAAGGGTGCAGGTTTTGGAGCGATGACCGGCAGTATGTTCGGATTGATCGTCGGAAGTGCTGTCATACCCATTCCACTGATAGGCAGTCTGCTGGGATTGTTTGCTGGTACATTTGTCGGTGCTTTTTCAGTGGAATACTATCGCATGAAACATACAGGAAAAGCAGCCCATATTGCATGGGGTGCTTTGGTCGCTCGAACATGTATGATCCTATTAAAACTAGTTATTACACTGGGAATGACAGCAATATTGTTGATCGGATTAATCCTAAAAACGTAA